A DNA window from Camelina sativa cultivar DH55 chromosome 13, Cs, whole genome shotgun sequence contains the following coding sequences:
- the LOC104734708 gene encoding transcription factor TGA2 — MADTSPRTDVSTDDDTDHPDLGSEGALANTAASDSSDRSKGKMDQKTLRRLAQNREAARKSRLRKKAYVQQLENSRLKLTQLEQELQRARQQGVFISSTGDQAHSTGGNGALAFDAEHSRWLEEKNKQMNELRSALNAHAGDAELRTIVDGVMAHYEELFRIKSNAAKNDVFHLLSGMWKTPAERCFLWLGGFRSSELLKLLANQLEPMTERQLVGINNLQQTSQQAEDALSQGMESLQQSLADTLSSGTLGSSSSGNVASYMGQMAMAMGKLGTLEGFIRQADNLRLQTLQQMIRVLTTRQSARALLAIHDYFSRLRALSSLWLARPRE, encoded by the exons ATGGCTGATACCAGTCCAAGAACTGATGTCTCAACAGATGATGACACTGATCATCCAGATCTCGGG TCCGAGGGAGCATTAGCGAATACTGCTGCTTCTGATTCTAGTGACCGCTCGAAGGGCAAGATGGATCAAAAG ACCCTTCGTAGGCTTGCTCAAAACCGCGAGGCAGCAAGGAAAAGTAGATTGAGGAAAAAG GCTTATGTTCAGCAGCTGGAGAACAGTCGCTTGAAACTTACCCAGCTTGAACAGGAGCTGCAAAGAGCAAGACAGCAG GGCGTCTTCATTTCAAGCACAGGAGACCAAGCCCATTCTACTGGTGGAAATG GTGCTTTGGCTTTTGATGCTGAACATTCACGGTGGCTGGAAGAAAAGAACAAGCAAATGAACGAGCTGAGGTCTGCACTAAATGCCCATGCAGGTGATGCTGAGCTTCGAACAATAGTTGATGGTGTGATGGCTCACTATGAGGAGCTTTTCAGGATAAAGAGCAATGCAGCTAAGAATGATGTCTTTCACCTTCTGTCTGGTATGTGGAAAACACCAGCTGAGAGATGTTTTTTGTGGCTCGGTGGGTTTCGTTCATCTGAACTTCTCAAG CTTTTGGCGAATCAGCTGGAGCCAATGACAGAGAGACAGTTGGTGGGCATAAATAACTTGCAACAGACATCGCAGCAGGCTGAAGATGCTTTGTCTCAAGGAATGGAGAGCTTACAACAGTCTCTAGCTGATACTTTATCGAGCGGGACTCTTGGTTCAAGCTCATCAGGGAATGTGGCGAGCTACATGGGTCAGATGGCCATGGCAATGGGAAAGTTAGGTACCCTCGAAGGATTTATCCGCCAG GCTGATAATTTGAGACTACAAACATTGCAACAGATGATAAGAGTATTAACAACGCGGCAGTCAGCGCGTGCTCTACTTGCAATTCATGATTACTTCTCGCGGCTACGAGCTCTTAGCTCCTTATGGCTTGCTCGACCCAGAGAGTGA